The Dehalogenimonas sp. 4OHTPN genome window below encodes:
- the dnaB gene encoding replicative DNA helicase, whose translation MVESRLPPHDLAAEEAVNGSLLIDGKVIYELAAFLRPADFYSETGRCVYEAALELYHRGEAIDQITVARELDHQRNLEKVGGAAYLAHLLTTVPTSLDAEHYGRIIYNLSVSRLLISAGIKITELGYSADPSPGAVISKAETLLYNLRSERASVDFIHIKSILDRYLEPPQTAQHLESVPTGFYGLNDYIGGLKRGDLVIVAGRPSMGKTSLGLNIARNAAVDHHACVAVFSLEMSSDSLVQRLLSSEAGINVRHFTPGLSSPDDENRIMHAIGILSEAPIYIDDSPQLRIADLRSKARRLHFEYGIDLIIVDYLQLLQGDTGSGKGDNRVQEISYISRALKGIARELNVPVVALSQLSRAVEWRSSHEPKLSDLRESGSIEQDADIVIFIYREEVYFKEEEWAATYPDKEYPREIADIIIAKHRNGPTGTIKVRFRHALTKFENLQSIAEIA comes from the coding sequence TTGGTTGAATCACGGTTGCCGCCTCACGACCTGGCCGCTGAAGAAGCCGTTAACGGTTCGCTTCTGATTGACGGGAAAGTCATTTATGAGCTCGCCGCTTTTCTCCGGCCGGCGGATTTTTATAGCGAAACGGGACGCTGCGTTTATGAAGCCGCCCTGGAGCTGTACCACCGCGGCGAAGCGATTGATCAAATCACCGTTGCCCGCGAACTGGACCACCAACGCAATCTGGAGAAGGTCGGCGGGGCGGCCTACCTGGCGCACCTGCTCACCACGGTACCCACATCGCTGGATGCGGAACACTACGGCCGCATCATCTATAACCTGTCTGTATCGCGCCTGCTGATCAGCGCCGGCATCAAGATCACCGAATTGGGTTACTCCGCCGACCCCAGCCCGGGCGCGGTGATCTCAAAGGCTGAGACCCTGCTTTACAATTTGCGCAGCGAACGCGCTTCTGTCGATTTCATTCACATTAAGAGTATCCTGGACCGCTACCTGGAACCGCCTCAAACGGCGCAGCACCTTGAGAGCGTACCGACGGGCTTTTATGGCCTGAATGACTACATCGGCGGCTTGAAGCGTGGCGATCTGGTTATTGTCGCCGGACGCCCGAGCATGGGTAAGACTTCACTGGGCTTGAATATCGCCCGCAACGCCGCGGTCGACCACCACGCTTGTGTCGCAGTCTTCTCTCTGGAGATGTCTTCCGATTCGTTGGTACAGAGGCTGCTGTCCAGTGAAGCCGGGATCAATGTCAGGCACTTTACCCCGGGATTGTCCTCTCCCGATGATGAAAACCGGATCATGCACGCCATCGGGATTCTATCCGAGGCGCCTATCTACATCGATGACTCGCCTCAATTGCGGATCGCTGACCTGCGCTCCAAAGCCCGGCGCCTGCATTTTGAATACGGCATCGACCTGATAATCGTTGATTATCTCCAATTGCTGCAGGGAGACACAGGCAGCGGCAAGGGTGACAACCGGGTTCAGGAGATCAGTTATATTTCCCGCGCCTTAAAGGGAATCGCCCGGGAACTCAACGTGCCGGTGGTTGCGCTTTCCCAACTGTCACGGGCTGTCGAATGGCGGTCGTCACACGAACCAAAGCTCTCAGACTTGCGTGAAAGCGGCTCAATTGAACAGGACGCCGATATCGTGATATTCATTTATCGCGAGGAGGTCTATTTCAAAGAGGAAGAGTGGGCCGCTACCTATCCCGACAAAGAATATCCACGGGAGATCGCCGACATTATCATCGCCAAACACCGCAACGGTCCCACCGGTACGATAAAAGTGCGTTTCCGGCACGCGCTAACCAAATTCGAAAATCTGCAGTCCATCGCTGAGATTGCCTGA
- a CDS encoding DnaD domain protein, producing the protein MKTFDGFPDKFEFTAVPKPFLAQALPLIGSLEELKASLLFFRVLYQKKGFPPYVTAAEIADLNSGLDETAAEQALSEAAARGTTIKLAVVEKGKPVALYFLNDGRNREAVQEIIAGRIKLGSIAPNEPVKFVPSPELPDIFSLYEQNIGLLTPIIAEELKEALKLYPECWVKDAVKEAASLNKRNWRYISKILENWATGGRNDGTYFGNPQKDPDKYTKGKYGKFVRR; encoded by the coding sequence ATGAAAACTTTCGACGGCTTCCCCGATAAATTCGAATTCACCGCCGTGCCGAAACCCTTTCTGGCACAAGCGCTGCCGCTTATCGGCAGCCTTGAGGAACTCAAAGCCTCCCTCCTGTTCTTCAGAGTGCTTTATCAAAAAAAGGGCTTCCCGCCGTATGTCACCGCGGCCGAGATCGCTGATCTGAACTCCGGGTTGGATGAAACCGCCGCGGAACAGGCTTTGAGCGAGGCGGCGGCCAGAGGTACCACCATCAAGCTGGCGGTGGTCGAAAAGGGAAAACCGGTAGCCCTGTATTTTTTGAATGACGGGCGGAACCGCGAAGCTGTCCAGGAGATTATTGCAGGCAGGATTAAACTCGGGAGCATCGCGCCAAACGAACCTGTCAAGTTTGTGCCATCACCCGAACTGCCGGATATCTTCAGCTTGTATGAACAAAATATCGGCCTTCTAACACCCATCATTGCCGAAGAACTCAAGGAAGCGCTGAAACTCTACCCTGAATGCTGGGTGAAAGACGCAGTCAAAGAGGCCGCCAGTCTTAACAAGCGCAATTGGCGATATATCAGCAAAATTCTGGAAAACTGGGCCACAGGCGGCAGGAACGATGGAACATATTTCGGAAATCCTCAAAAAGACCCTGACAAATACACCAAAGGCAAATACGGGAAATTTGTCCGGCGCTGA